The Paenibacillus sp. 481 DNA window CCTTACACATCGGCTCCCCAAATCTTGCGAAATCACTTTTAAAATTTAAATTTGAGTAAAAACTCTTCGCATCTTCAGTAGAAATAAGGAAGATCAGCACGTTATCTTCTAATTGCTCATGAAGACGATTGACTAACTCTTTACCTATCCCATGTTTTTGGTACTCCGTATGCACTGCCAAATCATTTACATAACAGTCAAAGGTGAAATCCGTCATAGCCCGTAAAAAGCCAACTAGCTTATCCTCGTGCCAAGCAGAAATCATAACGTTAGCATTCTCAAGCATGGATTGAATACGGTGTATTTCAGTTGGACGGCGCAAACCTGATTGTTCATAGATGTGCAACACCTGCTCTGCTGTAAGCCTAGGATTCGTCACGTATTTGATTTCCATAGGTTTCACCAACCTTATTCGATGGGAGTATGATTAGACATACGATTCTTTGATCAAGCCCTACTTATTCTCACCTAAACACAGAATCCAACAAACACCCCGCCAACACTTGCTTATACTCGGCTAAATGAAAGGAAGAGTTGTCCACTTTTTTCTTGGCTATCGTTAGGCCGTTAAATATTTCATCTTCCACATGCTTTCTTGCCTTAAGAACTTGCAAAGTTCCCTCTAACCCTTTATAGCCGTGCTTTTTTCCGTAGCCTTGGTTTGTGTAATATTCAATAAATCCCTTTGACCAATCTTCAGTTCTTTCCTGAACAGCCTTTTTAAAAGAATGAGCGAGATCGCCCTGCTCTACGTAAATCAACAGTGGATTAAGCTGCTTCACAATCGTTTCCAGTTCCGTAACATAGCCTATAACGTCTCCTTTGTTTGCGCCATATTTAATCATCCCCACGGTGACAGGGTTTTGAATGAAACAACACTCGAACACAAACGTGTCTGAACTATTCAGAGCACGCTCTGCGAACCTCTTCCACTTAATTATTATCATTTCTCTATTTTGATGTAACGGCAATTCATAAACATCATGTTTGGCCACTTCCCACAGTAATTCATCTGGGAACATTGATCCGGATTCATTTATTATTTTTCCATATTCCAGGAAGTAATGATTGTCTTGTTTAATCACACGATCACATAACAAATCTCGATATTTTTCATTATTTCGTACTAATTCATCGAATTCAT harbors:
- a CDS encoding GNAT family N-acetyltransferase; translated protein: MEIKYVTNPRLTAEQVLHIYEQSGLRRPTEIHRIQSMLENANVMISAWHEDKLVGFLRAMTDFTFDCYVNDLAVHTEYQKHGIGKELVNRLHEQLEDNVLIFLISTEDAKSFYSNLNFKSDFARFGEPMCKVAGGQSC